The following coding sequences lie in one Flavobacterium cyclinae genomic window:
- a CDS encoding efflux RND transporter permease subunit, with product MLKWLSTSFWDYIASRILRNRVFLLVLVLLFTIFMGFQWKNMRFTFTEANLLPDDHEVNLQYNSFLEKFGEEGNLIVLGFNDKDFFNEKNIKAWEKFIGEIKKDKSVELSLSIEDLKILHKDTLNQKFKLVPFINNDSISNNYLKEKEKEFFNDLPFYEGMLFNKESGAVRFAIYMDKKIVNTPARKKFIEKHLNQERISAFEEETGLDLRVSGMPYIRTLNANSIISEIGLFVGAALGITSLLFFFFFRSFRATMISMFVVIIGVMWSFGTLGLLHYEITVLTAIIPPLIIVIGIPNCIFLINKYQQEIKNHGNKAKSLQRVISKVGNATLLTNLTTAAGFGTFIFTDSKLLKEFGVVASLNIVFLFILCLIIIPIVYSYMPMPKEKHLAHLGKNYMAKFIHWIENTIRHHRIAVFSVAIVILVMGIIGIYQIKISGSIIEDMPKKAPFFKDILFYEKEFDGVMPLEIVIDTKKPKGALKSVTLKRIEELQETIEEIPELSKPVSLVNLVKYAKQAYYNGNPEFYELPTKQEEAFILSYIKNSTQKGNENMLKSYVDSTGQYARITTFMRDIGTDKMKKIEERLQDKINHIFPNERYTVSLTGKAYVFEKGTHYLIDNLVQSLLFAIVLISLLMAYMFRSVKMIIVSLLPNILPLIMTAGLMGFLGIPIKPSTILVFSIAFGISVDDTIHFLAKYRQELKAYDWKIKRSVYATLKEAGISMFYTSVVLFFGFSVFTLSDFGGTVALGGLVATTLLFAMLSNLILLPALLLSLDKTIANQEEFLEPTLDILAEDIEEENSNEK from the coding sequence ATGTTAAAGTGGTTAAGTACCAGTTTTTGGGATTATATTGCTAGTAGAATTTTAAGAAACCGCGTTTTTTTATTAGTTCTTGTATTACTATTTACAATTTTTATGGGATTTCAGTGGAAAAACATGCGTTTTACCTTTACTGAAGCTAATTTATTACCTGATGATCATGAGGTAAACCTACAATACAATTCCTTTTTAGAAAAATTTGGTGAAGAAGGAAATCTAATTGTTTTAGGATTTAACGACAAGGATTTTTTTAATGAAAAAAACATCAAAGCTTGGGAAAAATTTATTGGTGAAATTAAAAAAGACAAATCAGTTGAACTTTCATTGTCTATAGAAGATTTAAAAATTTTACATAAAGACACTCTTAATCAAAAATTTAAATTAGTTCCTTTTATCAATAACGATAGCATATCAAACAATTATTTAAAAGAAAAGGAAAAAGAATTTTTCAATGATTTACCTTTTTATGAAGGTATGCTGTTTAACAAGGAAAGTGGCGCTGTACGTTTTGCAATTTACATGGATAAAAAAATTGTAAACACTCCCGCCAGAAAAAAATTCATTGAAAAACATCTAAATCAAGAAAGAATTTCAGCCTTTGAAGAAGAAACAGGATTAGATCTTCGTGTTTCAGGAATGCCTTATATAAGAACTCTAAACGCAAATAGTATTATTAGTGAAATTGGATTGTTTGTTGGGGCAGCACTTGGAATTACTTCGTTATTATTTTTCTTTTTCTTTAGAAGTTTTAGAGCCACTATGATTTCCATGTTTGTTGTAATTATTGGGGTAATGTGGTCATTTGGAACACTTGGTTTGCTACATTATGAAATCACCGTTTTAACAGCCATTATTCCACCATTAATTATTGTAATCGGAATCCCTAATTGTATTTTCTTGATTAACAAATACCAACAAGAAATTAAAAACCACGGAAATAAAGCTAAATCTTTACAACGAGTAATTTCAAAAGTAGGAAATGCAACTCTATTAACGAACTTAACTACAGCAGCAGGTTTTGGAACTTTTATTTTTACCGATAGTAAATTATTAAAAGAGTTTGGAGTTGTTGCATCGCTTAATATTGTTTTCCTATTTATTCTGTGTTTGATTATTATTCCTATTGTTTATAGTTATATGCCAATGCCAAAAGAAAAACACTTAGCGCATTTGGGTAAAAATTATATGGCTAAATTTATTCATTGGATTGAAAACACAATAAGACACCATAGAATTGCTGTTTTTTCAGTAGCAATTGTAATTTTAGTAATGGGAATTATTGGGATTTACCAAATTAAAATTTCGGGAAGTATTATTGAAGATATGCCTAAAAAAGCACCTTTCTTCAAAGATATTTTATTTTACGAAAAAGAATTTGATGGTGTAATGCCTCTAGAAATTGTCATTGACACAAAAAAACCAAAAGGAGCTTTAAAATCAGTAACGTTAAAACGAATCGAAGAACTTCAAGAAACCATTGAAGAAATTCCTGAATTATCAAAACCCGTTTCTCTCGTTAATTTAGTAAAATACGCTAAACAAGCTTATTATAACGGAAATCCAGAATTTTACGAATTACCTACAAAACAAGAAGAAGCATTTATTTTATCCTACATTAAAAATTCCACTCAAAAGGGGAATGAAAACATGCTAAAAAGCTATGTTGATAGTACAGGTCAATATGCCCGAATTACAACATTCATGCGTGACATAGGAACCGATAAAATGAAGAAAATAGAAGAACGTTTACAAGATAAAATCAATCATATTTTTCCAAATGAACGTTATACGGTTTCGCTAACAGGTAAAGCGTATGTATTTGAAAAAGGAACCCATTATTTAATTGATAATTTAGTTCAATCATTGCTTTTTGCTATTGTTCTAATTTCATTATTAATGGCATACATGTTCCGTTCTGTAAAAATGATAATTGTTTCTTTATTACCTAATATTTTGCCATTGATTATGACAGCTGGATTAATGGGATTTTTAGGAATTCCAATTAAACCCTCAACTATATTGGTATTTAGTATTGCATTCGGAATTTCGGTAGATGATACCATTCACTTTTTAGCCAAATATCGACAAGAATTAAAAGCGTACGATTGGAAAATAAAACGCTCTGTTTATGCCACTTTAAAAGAAGCGGGTATAAGTATGTTTTACACCTCTGTTGTATTGTTTTTTGGGTTCTCTGTATTTACGCTTTCTGATTTTGGCGGAACTGTCGCATTAGGTGGTTTAGTAGCTACAACCTTACTTTTTGCTATGTTATCTAATTTAATATTACTTCCTGCATTATTATTATCTTTAGATAAAACTATTGCTAATCAAGAAGAATTCTTAGAACCAACACTAGATATTTTAGCAGAAGATATTGAAGAAGAAAATTCAAACGAGAAATAG
- a CDS encoding DUF5686 family protein, translating into MKYFWLFLSFIITNSLVAQTKIKGQIIDFDSKVPIAFASISYNNSKFNADWEGKFSIEVKDYKLPIKVNFKGYYEKIIYPEAKVTHITIKLINNLNERKAEIFTDNEVNNIIKKVIENRKSNDPEKGLSSFQYKNYEYVQITANPDSISSKIDTIYKKRLLRKPLIKLDSTNYKFKKFSEKQHLYQTEKVNLIQHNQYQSKETILATRMAGFEKPIYEYLGLKLISYSVYENPFEILEIPVQNPISNFGRRLYNYKLIDTVQIDGRSAYRIYFEPKKLNTNRLRGLLYIDAINFAISKAYFRIYGVVNINATYTFDYKKEFDVWFPKNRIFRVSKGNNHETIKILGGTIKFSSDLEELESKNATDQAYVIIESTPFDIEINKNVTISKPRVKIEVPENSLNKENEYWNSFVKDSLDKRKLRTYTSIDSLSISENIEHKVFLGRKIFNGYFPVSFFDIDLRSIVKYNNFEGFRLGLGTITNSKLSESYKIAIYGAYGLKDEEFKFGITPSYLADKNSETWVSASYSEDIYEIAQTNFVTDVRRFRIYDPRPINISTFYNNKLSSIAVESKILPKTISYLGFSHNQIQPLFDYTFINDDQAYTNYTITTAQLAFQWNPFSNYMQTPIGKIEYEKRHPKFSLQVTQALPNFLDNEFTFTKIDFKTFYEIPYLSGQKSSILLQTGIALGDVPITHLYSIVPNNLNRDAILQRITFAGKNSFETMYFNEFFSDKYASLQLKHTFNKIRLGYKINPEFTIVTRMAVGTNNKNNQHLGIAYKTLQDGFFESGVECNKIFKGFGLVAFYRYGPNQLSNFDDNIAIKVSYYLDLGF; encoded by the coding sequence ATGAAATATTTTTGGCTTTTTTTGAGCTTTATAATTACCAATAGTTTAGTTGCACAAACTAAAATCAAAGGACAAATTATCGACTTTGATTCAAAAGTTCCCATTGCTTTTGCTTCTATTTCATATAACAACTCAAAATTTAACGCCGATTGGGAAGGAAAATTCTCTATCGAAGTAAAAGATTATAAACTTCCTATAAAAGTAAATTTTAAAGGGTATTATGAAAAAATTATCTATCCAGAAGCTAAAGTTACTCATATTACCATCAAACTAATCAATAATTTAAACGAAAGAAAAGCTGAAATCTTCACCGATAATGAGGTAAATAATATCATCAAAAAAGTTATTGAAAATCGAAAATCAAATGATCCCGAAAAAGGCTTATCAAGTTTTCAATATAAAAACTATGAATATGTTCAAATAACAGCTAATCCTGATAGTATTTCATCAAAAATTGATACAATATACAAAAAACGATTACTGAGAAAACCTTTAATAAAATTAGATTCTACGAATTATAAATTTAAAAAGTTTTCGGAAAAACAACATTTGTATCAAACTGAAAAAGTAAATCTAATTCAGCACAATCAATATCAAAGTAAAGAAACCATTTTAGCTACCCGAATGGCTGGTTTTGAAAAGCCTATTTATGAATATTTAGGTTTAAAACTTATCTCTTATTCAGTTTATGAAAATCCGTTTGAAATTTTGGAAATTCCGGTACAAAATCCTATTTCTAACTTTGGTAGAAGACTTTATAACTACAAATTAATAGATACCGTTCAAATTGACGGAAGAAGCGCTTATCGAATTTACTTTGAGCCTAAAAAACTTAATACCAACAGATTAAGAGGACTTCTTTACATCGATGCCATTAATTTTGCAATATCAAAAGCCTATTTTAGAATTTATGGAGTTGTAAATATTAATGCCACCTATACATTTGATTACAAAAAAGAATTTGATGTTTGGTTTCCAAAAAATCGAATATTTCGCGTTTCAAAAGGAAACAATCATGAAACCATAAAAATATTAGGTGGAACCATAAAATTTAGCTCTGATTTAGAAGAATTAGAAAGCAAAAATGCAACCGATCAAGCCTATGTAATCATCGAGTCTACACCTTTTGATATTGAAATCAATAAAAATGTAACTATTTCTAAACCTAGAGTAAAAATAGAAGTTCCAGAAAACAGCTTGAATAAAGAAAATGAATATTGGAATAGTTTTGTTAAAGATTCACTCGACAAAAGAAAACTTCGCACATACACTTCAATTGACAGCTTGTCAATCTCAGAAAATATTGAACACAAAGTCTTTTTAGGAAGAAAAATATTTAATGGTTATTTTCCGGTTTCATTCTTTGATATTGATTTAAGAAGCATTGTAAAATATAATAATTTTGAAGGATTTCGCCTTGGTTTAGGTACAATTACCAACTCTAAATTATCAGAATCATACAAAATTGCTATTTATGGCGCCTATGGATTAAAAGATGAAGAGTTTAAATTTGGCATTACACCTTCCTATTTAGCCGATAAAAATTCTGAAACTTGGGTTAGCGCTTCTTATTCAGAAGATATTTATGAAATTGCTCAAACTAATTTTGTAACTGATGTTAGAAGATTTAGAATATACGACCCTAGACCTATCAATATTTCAACTTTCTATAACAATAAATTGAGTTCCATAGCTGTTGAAAGCAAAATATTACCTAAAACAATTAGCTATTTAGGCTTTTCACACAATCAGATCCAACCCTTGTTTGATTATACGTTTATCAACGATGATCAAGCCTATACAAATTATACCATTACAACTGCTCAATTAGCATTTCAATGGAATCCTTTTAGTAATTATATGCAAACTCCTATTGGTAAAATTGAATATGAAAAACGCCATCCAAAATTTTCTCTTCAAGTTACACAAGCTTTACCAAATTTTTTAGATAACGAGTTTACTTTTACGAAAATAGATTTTAAAACGTTTTACGAAATTCCATATTTATCTGGTCAAAAAAGTTCGATATTATTACAAACAGGTATTGCTTTAGGAGATGTTCCAATAACCCATTTATACAGTATTGTTCCTAATAATTTAAATAGAGATGCTATTCTTCAACGCATTACTTTTGCAGGAAAAAATAGTTTTGAAACGATGTATTTCAATGAATTTTTCTCTGATAAATATGCTTCATTACAATTAAAACATACATTTAATAAAATTCGCTTAGGCTACAAAATAAACCCTGAATTCACAATTGTAACCCGTATGGCAGTTGGAACAAATAATAAAAATAACCAACATTTAGGAATTGCATACAAAACGCTTCAAGATGGTTTCTTTGAAAGCGGAGTGGAATGTAATAAAATATTTAAAGGTTTTGGTTTGGTTGCTTTTTATAGATATGGACCCAATCAATTATCAAATTTTGATGACAACATTGCCATCAAAGTATCTTATTATTTAGATTTAGGATTCTAA
- the frr gene encoding ribosome recycling factor, with the protein MTEEINFILDSAKEAMSGSIAHLEKEFLNIRAGKASPQMLGGVFVDYYGSQTPISQVANINAPDARTLTVTPWEKNMLGPIEKAIMIANLGLNPMNNGENIIINIPALTEERRRDLVKQAKHEAEEAKIGIRNHRKDANTDIKKEEKDGTAEDICKKAEEDVQKLTDTFIKKIDELLAVKEAEIMKV; encoded by the coding sequence ATGACAGAAGAGATTAACTTTATTTTAGACAGTGCAAAAGAAGCCATGAGTGGTTCAATTGCCCATTTAGAAAAAGAATTCTTAAATATTAGAGCTGGAAAAGCTTCACCTCAAATGTTAGGTGGTGTTTTTGTAGATTATTATGGTTCGCAAACACCTATTTCGCAAGTAGCTAACATTAATGCTCCAGATGCCAGAACATTAACAGTAACGCCTTGGGAAAAAAACATGTTGGGCCCAATAGAAAAAGCAATTATGATTGCTAATTTAGGGTTAAACCCAATGAACAATGGTGAAAACATCATCATTAATATCCCTGCTTTAACAGAAGAAAGAAGACGTGATTTAGTAAAACAAGCGAAACACGAAGCTGAGGAAGCAAAAATTGGTATTAGAAATCACAGAAAAGATGCTAATACCGATATCAAAAAAGAAGAAAAAGACGGAACTGCTGAAGATATTTGTAAAAAAGCAGAAGAAGATGTTCAAAAATTAACTGACACTTTTATTAAAAAAATTGATGAACTTTTAGCTGTTAAAGAAGCTGAAATTATGAAAGTTTAA
- the pyrH gene encoding UMP kinase, which yields MKYKRILLKLSGEALMGERQYGIDPKRLAEYAQEIKEIHDKGIEIAIVIGGGNIFRGVAGASNGMDRVQGDYMGMLATVINGMALQGALEEAGMQTRLQTALKIEAIAEPYIKRRATRHLEKGRIVIFGAGTGNPYFTTDTAAVLRGIEVGADVILKGTRVDGVYNADPEKNPDAIKFDYISFEEVLAKGLNVMDTTAFTLSQENKLPIIVFDMNKDGNLLKVCEGETIGTTVTI from the coding sequence ATGAAGTATAAAAGAATTCTTCTAAAATTAAGTGGCGAAGCCTTAATGGGCGAGAGACAATATGGAATTGACCCGAAACGCTTAGCAGAATATGCTCAAGAAATCAAAGAAATTCACGATAAAGGTATAGAAATTGCTATTGTTATAGGCGGAGGAAATATTTTTAGAGGTGTTGCTGGAGCTAGCAATGGAATGGATAGAGTGCAAGGCGATTATATGGGAATGTTAGCCACAGTTATTAACGGTATGGCATTACAAGGTGCTTTAGAAGAAGCGGGAATGCAAACGCGTTTACAAACCGCTTTAAAAATTGAAGCTATCGCAGAACCTTATATCAAAAGAAGAGCAACACGCCATTTAGAAAAAGGAAGAATTGTTATTTTTGGAGCAGGAACTGGAAATCCATACTTTACAACAGATACAGCAGCAGTTTTAAGAGGAATTGAAGTAGGTGCTGATGTAATTTTAAAAGGAACGCGTGTAGATGGTGTTTATAACGCTGATCCAGAGAAAAATCCTGATGCAATAAAATTTGATTATATTTCTTTTGAAGAAGTATTAGCAAAAGGATTAAATGTAATGGACACAACTGCTTTTACCTTGAGTCAGGAAAACAAATTACCTATTATAGTGTTTGACATGAATAAAGACGGTAACTTGTTAAAAGTTTGCGAAGGTGAAACTATCGGAACAACTGTAACAATATAA
- a CDS encoding patatin-like phospholipase family protein, translating into MLHMNKNSKSIGIVLSGGGSKGIAHAGALQFLTEQGIQPSCIAGTSAGAIVGGLFAFGKSPAEILEFFKSIYFFHWKHFTFKKAGLIDSESFKSYFSEILGAITIEELRIPAYITATDLVKGKLKIFNPETKLIDAILASSSFPGMLSPYEINKELYSDGGILNHFPTDILQGRCDYLIGVYVSPIQNIESKDLKSIKSVTSRAFDLLYANYNYQKFNNCDWVIEPKELANFSTFETSKSKMDTIFEIGYNEAKKSFQKLNL; encoded by the coding sequence ATGTTACATATGAATAAAAATTCAAAATCTATCGGGATAGTATTATCAGGTGGTGGTTCTAAAGGCATTGCTCATGCTGGCGCTTTGCAATTTTTAACAGAGCAAGGCATCCAACCTTCTTGTATTGCAGGAACAAGTGCAGGCGCAATCGTTGGTGGATTATTTGCTTTTGGAAAATCTCCAGCAGAAATTTTAGAATTCTTCAAGTCGATTTACTTTTTTCATTGGAAACATTTTACCTTCAAAAAAGCAGGATTAATTGATTCAGAATCCTTCAAAAGTTATTTTTCTGAAATTTTAGGCGCAATTACAATTGAAGAATTAAGAATCCCAGCTTATATTACGGCAACAGATTTAGTTAAAGGAAAACTTAAAATTTTTAATCCAGAAACTAAACTTATTGATGCCATTTTAGCTTCTTCCTCTTTTCCGGGAATGTTATCACCTTATGAAATTAACAAGGAACTATATAGTGATGGTGGTATTTTGAATCACTTCCCAACTGATATTTTACAAGGAAGATGCGATTATTTGATTGGAGTTTATGTTAGTCCTATTCAAAATATCGAATCCAAAGATTTAAAATCAATTAAATCTGTTACGAGTAGAGCCTTTGATTTGTTATATGCTAATTATAATTATCAGAAATTCAACAATTGTGATTGGGTTATAGAGCCTAAAGAATTAGCAAATTTTAGCACATTTGAAACAAGTAAATCAAAAATGGACACTATTTTTGAAATAGGTTACAACGAAGCAAAAAAATCATTTCAGAAATTAAATTTATAA
- a CDS encoding thioredoxin family protein — MINTIKQAIENSFSYADYRKKVTGLIAEGKSTGHTQTADLLKYSELNETRMNRLDKTIQLSDEVIKKLKNFDTNYIWLVLSEGWCGDAAQIVPVIHKMAEVSDKIELKIALRDDNDALMQHFLTNGGKAIPKLIVLDATTLEVVADWGPRPAGAKQLILDYKATHGIVDETAKIELQKWYLHDKGISIQNEIVEMHEQVLS, encoded by the coding sequence ATGATAAATACAATTAAACAAGCTATAGAAAATAGTTTTTCTTACGCTGATTACAGAAAAAAAGTAACAGGTTTAATCGCTGAAGGGAAGTCTACTGGACATACACAAACAGCAGATTTATTGAAATATTCTGAATTAAACGAAACGAGAATGAATCGTTTAGATAAAACAATTCAACTATCTGATGAAGTAATCAAAAAATTAAAAAATTTTGATACTAACTATATATGGTTGGTTTTAAGCGAAGGTTGGTGTGGAGATGCGGCTCAAATTGTACCTGTGATACATAAAATGGCAGAAGTTTCAGATAAAATTGAATTAAAAATTGCTTTGCGTGATGATAACGATGCTTTAATGCAACATTTTTTAACTAATGGCGGTAAGGCTATTCCAAAATTAATTGTTTTAGATGCTACTACTTTAGAAGTTGTTGCCGATTGGGGACCAAGACCAGCTGGAGCAAAACAGTTGATATTAGATTACAAAGCAACTCATGGTATTGTTGATGAAACTGCTAAAATTGAATTGCAAAAATGGTATTTACACGATAAAGGAATTTCGATTCAGAACGAAATTGTGGAAATGCATGAACAAGTTTTGAGTTAA
- a CDS encoding YiiX/YebB-like N1pC/P60 family cysteine hydrolase produces the protein MKKSIILFLITSLFSFSQNIKLKTGDLLFQSMNCGPLCDAINEVTEGYQGKDFSHLGMVYINNDSIFVIEAAGKAVKVTPFETFKTYTNNEMYVGRLKRKYRKYIPEAITFSLQQVGVPYDDEYLYDNGKYYCSELIYDAFLFAYKKPLFNLYPMTFKSPKSNEFFEVWADYYEKLKMEIPEGQLGCNPGGISISDKLNIIGTIE, from the coding sequence ATGAAAAAATCAATAATTTTATTTCTTATAACTTCTCTTTTTAGTTTCTCCCAAAACATAAAACTAAAAACCGGCGATTTATTATTTCAGTCGATGAATTGCGGACCACTTTGCGACGCCATTAACGAAGTTACCGAAGGTTATCAAGGGAAAGATTTTAGTCATTTAGGAATGGTGTATATTAATAACGATTCTATTTTCGTAATTGAAGCCGCAGGAAAAGCAGTAAAAGTAACGCCATTCGAAACCTTCAAAACCTACACAAACAATGAAATGTATGTAGGAAGATTAAAAAGAAAATACCGAAAATATATCCCAGAAGCTATTACATTTTCTTTGCAACAAGTTGGTGTTCCTTATGACGATGAATATCTATATGATAATGGGAAATATTACTGCTCAGAGTTAATTTATGATGCCTTTTTATTTGCTTATAAAAAACCATTATTTAATTTATATCCGATGACTTTTAAATCGCCAAAATCAAATGAGTTTTTTGAAGTTTGGGCAGACTATTACGAGAAATTAAAAATGGAAATCCCAGAAGGTCAACTAGGTTGCAACCCTGGTGGAATTTCCATTTCTGATAAGTTGAATATTATTGGTACAATTGAATGA
- the truB gene encoding tRNA pseudouridine(55) synthase TruB: MNAEDFLSGKILLIDKPLTWSSFQAVNKLKYILKRKYDLPKKFKIGHAGTLDPLASGLLIICTGKFTKKITEIQAQEKEYTGTILVGATTPSYDLETEIDATFPTEHITEELILETTKQFLGEIDQKPPVFSAIKKDGKRLYEHARAGEEVEIQSRKTTIYEFEITRIQLPEIDFRVKCSKGTYIRSLAYDFGLALQSGGHLTALRRTKIGDYSVENAISPEDFEKEIKNEIQ, encoded by the coding sequence ATGAATGCTGAAGATTTTTTATCTGGAAAAATACTCTTGATTGACAAACCTTTAACTTGGTCGTCTTTTCAAGCGGTGAATAAATTAAAATACATTTTAAAACGCAAATACGATTTACCAAAGAAGTTTAAAATTGGTCACGCTGGAACTTTAGACCCTTTAGCATCGGGATTATTGATAATTTGTACAGGAAAGTTCACCAAAAAAATCACTGAAATTCAGGCACAAGAAAAAGAATACACAGGAACTATTTTGGTAGGAGCCACTACTCCATCTTACGATTTAGAAACCGAAATTGACGCTACTTTTCCAACAGAACATATTACCGAAGAACTAATTTTGGAAACTACAAAACAGTTTTTAGGTGAAATTGACCAAAAACCACCTGTTTTTTCTGCCATTAAAAAAGATGGAAAACGTTTGTACGAACATGCTCGTGCTGGTGAAGAAGTTGAAATTCAATCTAGAAAAACTACTATTTACGAATTTGAAATCACAAGAATTCAATTACCAGAAATCGATTTTAGAGTCAAATGCAGTAAAGGAACTTACATTCGTTCGTTAGCTTACGACTTTGGTTTAGCATTACAATCAGGCGGACATTTGACGGCGCTTCGAAGAACAAAAATTGGAGATTATTCGGTTGAAAATGCGATTTCACCTGAGGATTTTGAAAAAGAAATAAAAAATGAAATTCAATAA
- a CDS encoding undecaprenyl-diphosphate phosphatase — translation MDILQAIILAIIEGITEFLPVSSTGHMIIASSFFGIAQDDFTKLFTIVIQLGTILSVVVLYFKRFFQTLDFYFKLFVAFIPAVIFGLLLSDFIDDLLENPITVAISLIIGGFLLLKVDDWFGNSNETDISYLTALKIGLFQCLAMIPGVSRSGASIVGGMTQKLSRTTAAEFSFFLAIPTMLGATLKKSYDYHKAGFELTNDQINLLIIGNVVGFIVAMIAIKSFIGFLQKHGFKIFGYYRIIAGAAILFIHFFIQKLTII, via the coding sequence ATGGATATTTTACAAGCTATAATTCTTGCCATCATAGAAGGGATAACTGAGTTTCTTCCTGTGTCTTCAACAGGACACATGATAATTGCTTCTTCTTTTTTTGGAATTGCACAAGACGATTTTACTAAACTTTTTACAATTGTAATTCAACTAGGAACTATTCTTTCAGTTGTTGTCTTATACTTTAAACGTTTTTTTCAGACATTAGACTTTTATTTCAAATTGTTTGTTGCCTTTATTCCAGCGGTTATTTTTGGACTATTGTTAAGTGACTTCATAGATGATCTTCTAGAAAATCCTATTACCGTAGCTATTTCATTAATTATTGGTGGATTTTTATTATTAAAAGTAGACGATTGGTTTGGTAATTCAAATGAAACTGACATTTCATATTTAACCGCATTAAAAATTGGTTTATTTCAATGTTTAGCCATGATTCCTGGAGTTTCAAGAAGTGGTGCTAGCATTGTGGGCGGTATGACACAAAAGCTTTCAAGAACAACTGCTGCTGAGTTTTCATTTTTCTTAGCGATACCCACTATGTTAGGAGCAACTTTGAAAAAATCATACGATTATCATAAAGCTGGTTTTGAATTAACAAATGATCAAATAAATTTACTAATAATTGGAAATGTAGTAGGTTTTATTGTAGCCATGATTGCAATTAAATCGTTTATTGGATTCTTGCAAAAACACGGGTTTAAAATCTTTGGCTATTACCGAATAATTGCTGGAGCAGCCATTCTTTTTATTCATTTTTTCATCCAAAAATTGACGATAATTTAA
- a CDS encoding DUF3098 domain-containing protein, with protein sequence MNNENNKPEFLFDKVNYKILIVGLAVIALGFILMSGGGSEDPNVFNGDELFSFRRIRLAPTVVLIGFGITIYSILKNPKK encoded by the coding sequence ATGAACAACGAAAACAACAAACCTGAATTTCTTTTTGACAAAGTAAATTATAAAATTCTTATTGTAGGACTAGCTGTAATTGCTCTTGGATTTATCTTAATGAGTGGTGGCGGAAGCGAAGATCCAAATGTTTTTAATGGGGATGAATTGTTTAGTTTTAGAAGAATTCGTTTAGCACCAACGGTAGTTTTAATTGGATTCGGAATTACAATTTATTCCATTTTAAAAAATCCGAAGAAGTAA